The Bacteroidales bacterium nucleotide sequence CTATAGATAAGATTGATTTAATTGACGAATAAAACTTTTTTATCAATAAAACCAAAATAATTTCCCATCAAAATATTGTTGTCCTTACGTAACAGCATTAGTAAAAACACTTAGTAAAAATCGAGTTAATTTTCGTATTGTAGTGGCTTGATAATGAGTCTATATTTGTAATGTGTTTGTGTTTGGTGTACTTTTCAAAACTTCTTGCTAAATTTTTTTTCATGCGCAAAAAGAAAAAAATAACCCCTCCCAAAGGGGTTATTTTTTTGTACTTTTGTTTCTGCAACCTTTATCTAATCAATTATTCAATAACAAAGCACAATGGAAGAATTTAACTGGACTGATGAATTTCCTTCGGCTATAACTGTATGTGAGAAAAACGGAACCATCATTTACATGAATGCCAAATCGAAGAAAACTTTTAAAAAAGATGGTGGCGAAAGACTAATTGGCTCCAATGTTCTTGATTGTCATCCCGAGCCGGCAAGAACAAAATTGATAAACTTACTCGAACAAGGAAAATCGAATAGTTATACCATAGAAAAAAACGGTATCAAAAAATTGATTCACCAGTCGCCATGGTTCGAGAATGGCGAATACAAAGGCTTTGTGGAATTATCTATTGAGCTACCTCTTGATATGCCTCATTTTAAAAGAGGATAAAAAAATATTTTGGCTTAAGCCAAATAAAAAACTTTCCCTGGCGCCGACCTTAAGGTCGGCGCTATTTATTTTATACCGATTGTATATATGTAATAGTCCAATAAATTGTACTATAACATCTATGTCATCGGCATAACCATTGTAAAATTTAAAATATCCTTCGGACTATTTTAAATTAACAATTGGTATTATATGCTTGTCAAAAGTTTAATATAAAAATGATCTAAGCGGTTGTACCTACGGCACATTAATAAAGTATTCTTATATTTTTTTACCAAGCTGTTGTCCCTATGGGA carries:
- a CDS encoding PAS domain-containing protein, coding for MEEFNWTDEFPSAITVCEKNGTIIYMNAKSKKTFKKDGGERLIGSNVLDCHPEPARTKLINLLEQGKSNSYTIEKNGIKKLIHQSPWFENGEYKGFVELSIELPLDMPHFKRG